In Eulemur rufifrons isolate Redbay chromosome 29, OSU_ERuf_1, whole genome shotgun sequence, one DNA window encodes the following:
- the TRIL gene encoding TLR4 interactor with leucine rich repeats, with product MEAAGTVRFLLVVCGCLALPPRVESVCPERCDCQHPQHLLCTNRGLRAVPKTSSLPSPHDVLTYSLGGNFITNITAFDFHRLGQLRRLDLQYNQIRSLHPKTFEKLSRLEELYLGNNLLQALAPGTLAPLRKLRILYANGNEIGRLSRGSFEGLESLVKLRLDGNALGALPDAVFAPLGNLLYLHLESNRIRFLGKNAFAQLGKLRFLNLSANELQPSLRHAATFAPLRSLSTLILSANSLQHLGPRVFQHLPRLGLLSLRSNQLTHLAPEAFWGLEALRELRLEGNRLSQLPTALLEPLHSLEALDLSGNELSALHPATFGHLGRLRELSLRNNALSALSGDIFAASPALYRLDLDGNGWTCDCRLRGLKRWMGDWHSQGRLLTVFVQCRHPPALRGKYLDYLDDQQLQNGSCVDPSPSAPSTAEGRRRLLPTVAGEEMTPPADGLAEELRPQPQSQQRGRFLAGVAWDGAARELVGNRSALRLSRWGPGLQQPGPSVAAAAGLTPHALDLHEMPLLGRPTRADPAHVEPTPTAAPGSTTSPVRDPWQRVAKQRLAAEQQESAAQSDGGVGLPPLVSDPCDFNKFILCNLTVEAVGADSASVRWAVREHRSPRPLGGARFRLLFDRFGQQPKFHRFVYLPERSDSATLRELRGDTPYLVCVEGVLGGRVCPVAPRDHCAGLVTLPEAGSRGGVDYQLLILALLTVNALLVLLALAAWASRWLRRKLRARRKGGAPVHVRHMYSTRRPLRSMGTGVSADFSGFQSHRPRATVCALSEADLIEFPCDRFMDSAGGGAGGSLRREDHLLQRFAD from the coding sequence ATGGAGGCTGCCGGCACCGTGCGCTTCCTGCTCGTGGTGTGCGGCTGCCTTGCGCTCCCGCCGCGGGTCGAGTCCGTGTGCCCGGAGCGCTGCGACTGCCAGCACCCCCAGCACCTCCTGTGCACCAACAGGGGGCTCCGCGCCGTGCCCAAGACCAGCTCGCTGCCGAGCCCCCACGACGTGCTCACTTACAGCCTTGGCGGCAACTTCATAACCAACATCACGGCCTTCGACTTCCATCGCCTGGGGCAGCTCAGACGGCTGGACTTGCAGTACAACCAGATCCGTTCTCTCCACCCCAAGACATTCGAGAAGCTCTCGCGCCTGGAGGAGCTCTACCTGGGGAACAACCTCCTGCAGGCGCTCGCCCCGGGCACGCTGGCTCCGCTGCGCAAGCTGCGCATCCTCTATGCCAACGGGAACGAGATCGGCCGCCTAAGCCGTGGCTCCTTCGAGGGCCTGGAAAGTCTGGTCAAGCTGCGGCTGGATGGGAACGCCCTGGGGGCGCTGCCGGACGCAGTTTTTGCCCCCCTGGGCAACCTGCTCTATCTACACCTGGAATCCAACCGGATCCGCTTTCTGGGCAAGAACGCCTTCGCCCAGTTGGGCAAGCTGCGCTTCCTCAATCTCTCTGCCAATGAGCTGCAGCCCTCCCTGCGCCACGCGGCCACCTTCGCACCGCTGCGCTCCCTCTCCACCCTCATCCTCTCCGCCAACAGCCTGCAACACCTCGGGCCGCGCGTCTTCCAGCACCTGCCACGCCTTGGCCTGCTCTCGCTCAGGAGCAACCAGCTCACACACCTCGCGCCCGAGGCCTTTTGGGGGTTGGAGGCCCTGCGCGAGCTGCGCCTGGAGGGCAACCGGCTGAGCCAGCTGCCCACGGCGCTGCTGGAGCCTCTGCACAGCCTGGAGGCGCTGGATCTGAGCGGCAACGAGCTCTCCGCCCTGCACCCTGCCACCTTCGGCCACCTGGGCCGGTTGCGCGAGCTCAGCCTGCGCAACAACGCGCTCAGTGCCCTGTCCGGGGACATCTTCGCCGCCAGCCCAGCTCTTTACCGGCTGGATCTAGACGGCAATGGCTGGACCTGTGACTGCCGGCTGCGGGGCCTGAAGCGCTGGATGGGCGACTGGCATTCGCAGGGCCGGCTCCTCACTGTCTTCGTGCAGTGTCGCCATCCCCCGGCCCTGCGGGGCAAATACCTGGATTACCTGGATGACCAGCAGCTGCAGAATGGGTCTTGCGTGGATCCCTCGCCTTCAGCTCCCTCGACCGCCGAGGGCAGGCGGCGGCTCCTACCCACAGTCGCGGGGGAGGAGATGACGCCCCCTGCAGATGGTCTCGCGGAGGAGCTCCGGCCTCAGCCTCAGTCCCAGCAGCGGGGCCGATTTCTAGCCGGGGTGGCCTGGGATGGGGCCGCCAGGGAGCTCGTGGGCAACAGGAGTGCCCTAAGGCTGAGCCGGTGGGGCCCAGGCCTCCAGCAGCCTGGCCCCTCCGTGGCTGCCGCCGCGGGCCTGACTCCACATGCCCTGGACCTGCACGAGATGCCCCTGCTGGGACGTCCGACCCGGGCCGATCCCGCCCACGTGGAGCCCACCCCAACGGCCGCTCCCGGCTCTACGACATCGCCCGTCCGCGACCCCTGGCAGCGCGTGGCGAAGCAGCGCCTGGCCGCAGAGCAGCAGGAGAGTGCTGCGCAGTCCGACGGCGGGGTCGGCCTGCCGCCACTGGTGTCCGACCCTTGCGACTTCAACAAGTTCATCCTGTGCAACCTGACGGTGGAGGCGGTGGGCGCCGACAGCGCCTCCGTGCGCTGGGCCGTGCGTGAGCACCGCAGTCCTCGGCCGCTGGGCGGCGCGCGCTTCCGCCTGCTCTTCGACCGCTTTGGCCAGCAGCCCAAGTTCCACCGCTTCGTGTACCTGCCCGAGCGCAGCGACTCGGCCACACTCCGCGAGCTGCGCGGGGACACCCCCTACCTGGTGTGCGTGGAGGGCGTGCTCGGGGGCCGGGTCTGCCCCGTGGCCCCCCGGGACCATTGCGCGGGGCTGGTCACCCTGCCTGAGGCTGGGAGCCGGGGCGGCGTCGACTACCAGCTGCTCATCTTGGCCCTGCTGACCGTCAACGCGCTACTGGTGCTCCTGGCCTTGGCGGCCTGGGCGTCTCGCTGGCTGCGGAGGAAGCTGCGGGCCAGGCGGAAGGGCGGGGCCCCGGTGCACGTTCGCCACATGTACTCCACCCGACGGCCCCTGCGCTCCATGGGCACCGGCGTGTCCGCCGACTTCTCGGGATTCCAGTCGCACCGGCCGCGCGCCACCGTGTGCGCCCTCAGCGAGGCGGACCTCATTGAGTTCCCCTGCGACCGCTTCATGGACAGTGCGGGCGGCGGCGCCGGCGGCAGCTTGAGGCGGGAGGACCATCTCTTGCAGCGATTTGCTGACTAG